One Archocentrus centrarchus isolate MPI-CPG fArcCen1 chromosome 14, fArcCen1, whole genome shotgun sequence DNA window includes the following coding sequences:
- the LOC115792703 gene encoding 15-hydroxyprostaglandin dehydrogenase [NAD(+)]-like, which translates to MALNGKTAVVTGAAMGIGKAITEIFLKNGAKVALLDVNKAAGESLMEVLRKQYGPDQMLFLLCNVESDEQFKAAFQKTVETFGGIDILCNNAGILNETTWENMVSINLMGAIRGTYLGLEHMSKLSGGRGGVILNTASMAGLGPLPICPVYTATKHGLIGFTRAIAAASEASGYGIRVNALCPSFVQTDLFSNIPSKLGRFTHLANAADQLVERFGVLNVTEVAEGVLELVTDEAKNGEALMVQLTGRTYATFPSLSSSNKP; encoded by the exons ATGGCCCTGAACGGTAAAACTGCGGTTGTGACCGGAGCGGCGATGGGAATAGGGAAAGCAATAACGGAGATTTTTCTGAAAAACGGTGCCAAG GTCGCCCTCCTGGATGTGAATAAAGCTGCAGGAGAGAGTTTAATGGAAGTCCTGAGAAAACAGTACGGACCAGACCAAATGCTGTTCCTGCTCTGCAACGTCGAATCAGATGAGCAGTTTAAAG CTGCCTTTCAGAAAACCGTAGAAACCTTTGGAGGAATCGACATCTTGTGCAACAATGCTGGCATCTTGAATGAGACCACCTGGGAGAATATGGTCTCCATAAACCTC ATGGGTGCTATTAGGGGGACTTACTTGGGTCTGGAGCACATGAGCAAGTTGAGTGGAGGTCGAGGAGGGGTCATCCTCAACACAGCATCTATGGCAG GTCTTGGCCCTTTGCCTATCTGTCCTGTCTATACAGCTACCAAGCACGGACTGATCGGGTTTACTCGAGCCATTGCG GCTGCCTCTGAAGCATCAGGCTATGGCATACGAGTCAACGCCCTTTGCCCAAGTTTTGTTCAAACTGATCTTTTCTCCAACATCCCATCCAAACTGGGACGATTCACCCACCTGGCAAATGCAGCCGATCAACTGGTAGAAAGGTTTGGGGTATTAaa TGTAACCGAGGTAGCGGAGGGCGTCCTTGAGCTGGTGACAGATGAAGCCAAAAATGGAGAGGCCCTCATGGTGCAACTGACAGGAAGGACTTATGCAACTTTCCCATCATTAAGTAGCAGCAATAAACCATGA
- the LOC115792704 gene encoding 15-hydroxyprostaglandin dehydrogenase [NAD(+)]-like, with protein MALNGKTAVVTGGAMGIGKAIVEILLQNGAKVAILDMNETIGPCLVETLTKEHGPDRAMFLFCDVESEDELKAAFQKTIETFGGIDILCNNAGVFNEVTWEKTITINLMGTIKGTYLALEHMNKLTGGHGGIIINVASMAGIGPLSCCPVYTATKHGVIGFTRSFAAASVASGYGIRINALCPGFVQTDLFSAIQSKLGQFSTMAGATQELIEKLGVLTAAEVVQCFLELVTDETKNGEALLVLPKEKKYVKFPVSPTD; from the exons ATGGCTCTCAATGGTAAAACTGCAGTAGTGACTGGAGGAGCAATGGGAATAGGAAAAGCAATAGTGGAAATTCTTCTGCAAAATGGTGCCAAG GTAGCTATTCTGGACATGAATGAAACTATAGGACCTTGTTTGGTGGAAACCCTGACCAAAGAGCACGGACCAGACCGAGCAATGTTCCTGTTCTGCGACGTTGAATCAGAAGATGAGCTCAAAG CTGCCTTTCAGAAAACTATAGAAACCTTTGGAGGAATTGACATCCTGTGCAACAATGCTGGAGTCTTCAATGAGGTGACATGGGAGAAAACAATCACCATAAACCTT ATGGGCACTATTAAGGGAACTTATCTGGCTCTGGAGCACATGAACAAGCTGACCGGGGGCCATGGAGGGATCATCATCAATGTAGCATCCATGGCTG GTATTGGCCCTCTGTCTTGCTGTCCTGTCTATACAGCTACCAAGCACGGTGTGATTGGGTTTACTCGTTCATTTGCG GCTGCCTCTGTAGCCTCAGGCTATGGTATACGGATCAATGCACTCTGCCCAGGTTTTGTTCAAACGGACCTCTTCTCTGCTATCCAGTCCAAACTGGGACAATTTTCTACCATGGCAGGTGCAACCCAGGAACTAATAGAAAAACTTGGCGTGTTAAC GGCTGCAGAGGTAGTCCAGTGCTTCCTTGAGCTGgtgacagatgagaccaaaaatGGAGAAGCCCTCCTGGTGCTcccaaaagagaagaaatatgTCAAATTTCCAGTATCGCCCACTGATTAA